A DNA window from Archocentrus centrarchus isolate MPI-CPG fArcCen1 chromosome 15, fArcCen1, whole genome shotgun sequence contains the following coding sequences:
- the rgs17 gene encoding regulator of G-protein signaling 17 translates to MPRSVSGVEMRKRQAAHIEAPPQAPGQPRPNTCCLCWCGCCKCLWNEDRIERSERQTCTKMDSIEATEEQRPSLEEVLSWARSFEMMLRSLEGREVFRQFLRSEYSEDNLLFWLACEELKKETDPTVVDEKARIIYEDYVSILSPKEVSLDSRVREGINQSLAEPSNLMYEEAQLQIYTLMHRDSFPRFLNSSVYRDLLASRRRTCLDT, encoded by the exons ATG CCCCGGAGTGTGAGTGGAGTGGAGATGAGGAAAAGGCAGGCGGCTCATATTGAGGCCCCACCCCAGGCCCCTGGACAGCCCCGACCCAACACCTGCTGCCTGTGCTGGTGTGGCTGCTGCAAGTGTCTCTG GAATGAAGACAGAATTGAGAGGAGTGAACGACAGACCTGCACCAAGATGGACAGTATTGAAGCTACTGAAGAACA ACGCCCTAGTCTAGAGGAGGTGCTGTCGTGGGCACGAAGCTTTGAGATGATGCTGCGTTCGCTGGAGGGCCGGGAGGTCTTCAGGCAGTTTCTGCGTTCTGAGTACAGCGAGGACAACCTGCTTTTCTGGTTGGCCTGTGAAGAGTTGAAAAAGGAGACAGATCCCACAGTGGTGGATGAGAAGGCCAGGATCATATATGAAGATTATGTGTCCATATTATCACCCAAAGAG GTGAGTCTGGACTCACGGGTCAGAGAAGGAATAAACCAGAGCCTGGCAGAGCCCAGCAACCTGATGTATGAGGAGGCCCAGCTCCAGATCTACACCCTGATGCACCGGGACTCCTTCCCCCGTTTCCTCAACTCCTCTGTTTACAGAGACCTCCTGGCCAGCAGGAGGCGCACCTGCCTCGACACCTAG